Proteins from a genomic interval of Odontesthes bonariensis isolate fOdoBon6 chromosome 7, fOdoBon6.hap1, whole genome shotgun sequence:
- the cntn1a gene encoding contactin-1a isoform X1: MLHLTLLLHLLVLSLSPAGASVRSEVPDFYGADEATGFGPVFEEQPVDTIYPEESPEAKITMNCRARANPPATYKWKQNNTEIDLNEKDGHYSLSGGNLVVSNPIRAKHVGKYSCLATNTYGTVISQEASVQFGYLDLFSSEERLTVKVKEGQGAVLLCAPPPHYPAKLSFRWILNEFPIFIPLDKRRFVSQITGNLYISKVESSDRGNYSCIASSPSISKSVFSNYIPLEPQAERPTRKYLADLRVKFPDTTALVGQNVTLECFALGNPVPEIRWRRLDGEMPRNHEVRMAGAQLNLYNVQFEDSGTYGCDAMNVRGKDYHTARVSVEAYPEWVERISSTEKDLHSDYNMSCIASGKPKPQIRWLKNGKPIDRKEMSFRKLTFDDSGMYQCIAENHHGVIYANAEMRVFACAPTFEHNPVKHVIAPKNGRIVIECRPKAAPKPTFYWSKDTELLSNLSRIFIWEDGSLEIRNVRRSDEGRYTCFAENDRGKANSTGSLLVTESTKITLAPSNSDVKVGENAWMQCSASRDPMLDITFIWSLDGRVIDLHKDSQHYERSPNGSSYGELLIKNAQLKHAGRYTCTAQTPVDNVTASAHLVVRGPPGAPGGVRITNKTDKSVTLQWSRGADNHSPISKYTIQYRDQFFKDVWKNATTSPADVEGNAEAATVVNLFPWTEYEFRIIATNTLGTGEPSSQSPTDRTLDSVPVVAPSDVGGGGGASRELTITWTPVQPEYYYGPNFGYIIAFKPNKENEWKRVAVAEPQAKRYVHKDPNMPPLTEFEVKVKAYNSQGEGPYSRSATIYSAHDAPSEAPVILDGRALSATMVTISWTQLSQRDVDGYQVKYWRDHEDGEGAAKRVAVSSREKHTKLDGLEPNSGYLIEIRGYNSAGYGPPSKHLKIQTKKPPPDRPPKIMGMKLKSQTVNVAWEPVEPLANESSIDGYLVLYKQKGNSTGTLYSTSKRYIELPLRRDGEYVVEVRAHTEGGDGTVAQIDITAGSVMAASSLSVLSLLLVVLFLPNL; the protein is encoded by the exons ATGCTGCACCTCAccctgctcctccatctcctgGTCCTCTCACTCTCTCCTGCAG GTGCATCAGTCCGCTCAGAGGTGCCTGACTTTTATGGAG CAGATGAAGCCACAGGTTTCGGACCAGTGTTTGAGGAGCAGCCGGTGGATACCATCTACCCCGAGGAGTCACCCGAGGCCAAAATTACCATGAATTGCCGGGCTAGAGCCAATCCACCTGCCACATACAA aTGGAAGcagaacaacacagaaatagATTTGAATGAGAAGGACGGCCACTACAGCTTATCAGGAGGTAACTTGGTTGTCAGCAACCCTATAAGAGccaaacatgtgggaaaatacTCTTGTTTGGCTACCAACACCTACGGCACGGTCATCAGCCAAGAGGCCTCTGTCCAGTTTGGAT ACCTTGATCTCTTCTCATCAGAGGAGAGACTCACTGTGAAAGTCAAAGAGGGTCAGGGGGCAGTCCTGCTCTGCGCTCCCCCACCACATTACCCAG CCAAGCTGTCATTTCGATGGATCCTCAATGAATTCCCCATCTTCATCCCGCTGGACAAGCGACGATTTGTCTCCCAGATAACGGGCAACCTATATATCTCTAAGGTGGAATCCTCAGACAGAGGCAACTACTCCTGCATTGCGTCTAGCCCATCCATTTCCAAGAGTGTGTTTTCTAACTACATCCCTCTCGAGCCTCAGGCTGAAC GTCCCACCAGGAAATACCTTGCTGATCTGAGAGTCAAGTTCCCAGACACCACTGCTTTGGTGGGACAGAATGTCACCCTGGAATGCTTTGCGTTGGGGAA TCCAGTGCCTGAGATCCGGTGGAGGAGGCTGGATGGAGAGATGCCACGCAATCACGAGGTGCGGATGGCAGGTGCTCAACTGAACCTGTACAATGTCCAGTTTGAGGACAGTGGCACCTATGGGTGTGACGCAATGAATGTGAGAGGAAAAGACTACCACACTGCGCGTGTGTCTGTGGAGG CTTACCCTGAGTGGGTGGAGCGCATCAGCAGCACGGAGAAAGACCTCCATAGTGACTACAATATGTCCTGCATAGCCAGTGGGAAACCTAAACCACAAATCCGCTGGCTGAAAAATGGGAAACCG ATTGACAGAAAAGAGATGAGTTTCAGAAAGTTGACATTTGATGATTCAGGGATGTACCAGTGCATAGCAGAGAATCACCATGGGGTCATTTATGCCAACGCAGAAATGCGTGTGTTTG CCTGTGCTCCCACGTTTGAACACAACCCAGTAAAGCACGTAATTGCGCCTAAAAATGGCCGAATTGTGATAGAATGTCGACCCAAAGCGGCCCCAAAGCCTACCTTCTATTGGAGCAAAGACACTGAGCTGCTCTCCAACCTCAGCAG GATATTCATCTGGGAAGACGGGAGTTTGGAGATACGCAATGTGAGGCGATCAGATGAAGGCAGGTACACCTGCTTTGCAGAGAACGACCGGGGCAAGGCCAACAGCACAGGCTCTCTGTTGGTCACAG agTCCACAAAGATCACCTTGGCACCATCCAACTCTGATGTCAAAGTCGGGGAGAACGCCTGGATGCAGTGCTCCGCATCACGTGACCCTATGCTAGACATCACCTTCATCTGGTCCCTGGATGGACGAGTCATTGACTTGCACAAAGACAGCCAGCATTACGAACGCAGCCCA AATGGAAGCTCATATGGTGAGTTGCTGATTAAGAATGCTCAGCTGAAACATGCTGGACGCTACACCTGCACCGCACAGACACCAGTTGACAACGTCACTGCCTCTGCCCACCTGGTTGTCCGGG GTCCCCCCGGAGCCCCAGGTGGGGTGCgaataacaaacaaaactgacaaGAGCGTGACGTTGCAGTGGAGCCGTGGAGCAGATAACCACAGCCCGATCTCCAAATATACCATCCAGTACAGAGACCAGTTCTTCAAAGACGTCTGGAAGAATGCCACTACAT CTCCTGCTGATGTTGAGGGGAATGCAGAGGCAGCCACAGTGGTGAACTTGTTCCCCTGGACAGAATATGAATTTAGGATCATTGCCACCAACACTCTTGGGACTGGAGAGCCAAGCAGCCAATCACCGACAGACAGAACCCTGGACTCAG TTCCTGTGGTGGCGCCCTCAGATGTCGGCGGGGGTGGAGGGGCCAGCAGAGAACTGACCATCACATGGACG ccCGTACAGCCAGAATACTACTATGGACCTAATTTTGGCTACATTATTGCCTTCAAACCAAATAAAGAAAACGAGTGGAAAAGGGTGGCAGTAGCCGAACCCCAGGCCAAGCGCTATGTCCACAAAGACCCCAACATGCCTCCTTTGACAGAGTTTGAAGTCAAAGTTAAAGCGTACAACAGCCAAGGAGAGGGACCCTACAGCCGAAGTGCTACCATTTATTCTGCACACGACG ctccctctgaagctcCTGTAATTCTTGATGGCAGAGCGCTGTCTGCCACTATGGTCACCATCTCCTGGACGCAACTCTCACAGAGAGATGTAGATGGATACCAG GTGAAGTATTGGAGAGATCACGAAGACGGTGAAGGGGCAGCCAAAAGAGTAGCGGTGTCCAGCAGGGAGAAACACACTAAGCTTGATGGTTTGGAGCCTAATTCAGGCTACCTTATTGAGATTCGAGGCTATAACTCTGCAGGATATGGGCCACCCAGCAAGCACCTCAAGATCCAAACCAAGAAACCGC CTCCAGATCGACCTCCAAAAATAATGGGTATGAAGCTAAAGAGCCAAACAGTAAATGTTGCCTGGGAACCCGTGGAACCGCTGGCTAATGAGTCATCAATAGATGGATACCTA GTGCTATACAAACAGAAGGGCAACTCCACCGGCACTCTGTACTCAACCAGTAAGCGGTACATAGAACTTCCACTGCGCAGAGATGGGGAATATGTGGTGGAGGTCCGAgcacacacagaaggaggagacGGGACTGTGGCACAAATCGACATCACAG CTGGAAGTGTCATGGCCGCCTCGTCTCTCAGCGTACTCTCCTTGCTCCTAGTGGTACTCTTCCTCCCGAACCTTTGA
- the cntn1a gene encoding contactin-1a isoform X2 produces the protein MLHLTLLLHLLVLSLSPAGASVRSEVPDFYGDEATGFGPVFEEQPVDTIYPEESPEAKITMNCRARANPPATYKWKQNNTEIDLNEKDGHYSLSGGNLVVSNPIRAKHVGKYSCLATNTYGTVISQEASVQFGYLDLFSSEERLTVKVKEGQGAVLLCAPPPHYPAKLSFRWILNEFPIFIPLDKRRFVSQITGNLYISKVESSDRGNYSCIASSPSISKSVFSNYIPLEPQAERPTRKYLADLRVKFPDTTALVGQNVTLECFALGNPVPEIRWRRLDGEMPRNHEVRMAGAQLNLYNVQFEDSGTYGCDAMNVRGKDYHTARVSVEAYPEWVERISSTEKDLHSDYNMSCIASGKPKPQIRWLKNGKPIDRKEMSFRKLTFDDSGMYQCIAENHHGVIYANAEMRVFACAPTFEHNPVKHVIAPKNGRIVIECRPKAAPKPTFYWSKDTELLSNLSRIFIWEDGSLEIRNVRRSDEGRYTCFAENDRGKANSTGSLLVTESTKITLAPSNSDVKVGENAWMQCSASRDPMLDITFIWSLDGRVIDLHKDSQHYERSPNGSSYGELLIKNAQLKHAGRYTCTAQTPVDNVTASAHLVVRGPPGAPGGVRITNKTDKSVTLQWSRGADNHSPISKYTIQYRDQFFKDVWKNATTSPADVEGNAEAATVVNLFPWTEYEFRIIATNTLGTGEPSSQSPTDRTLDSVPVVAPSDVGGGGGASRELTITWTPVQPEYYYGPNFGYIIAFKPNKENEWKRVAVAEPQAKRYVHKDPNMPPLTEFEVKVKAYNSQGEGPYSRSATIYSAHDAPSEAPVILDGRALSATMVTISWTQLSQRDVDGYQVKYWRDHEDGEGAAKRVAVSSREKHTKLDGLEPNSGYLIEIRGYNSAGYGPPSKHLKIQTKKPPPDRPPKIMGMKLKSQTVNVAWEPVEPLANESSIDGYLVLYKQKGNSTGTLYSTSKRYIELPLRRDGEYVVEVRAHTEGGDGTVAQIDITAGSVMAASSLSVLSLLLVVLFLPNL, from the exons ATGCTGCACCTCAccctgctcctccatctcctgGTCCTCTCACTCTCTCCTGCAG GTGCATCAGTCCGCTCAGAGGTGCCTGACTTTTATGGAG ATGAAGCCACAGGTTTCGGACCAGTGTTTGAGGAGCAGCCGGTGGATACCATCTACCCCGAGGAGTCACCCGAGGCCAAAATTACCATGAATTGCCGGGCTAGAGCCAATCCACCTGCCACATACAA aTGGAAGcagaacaacacagaaatagATTTGAATGAGAAGGACGGCCACTACAGCTTATCAGGAGGTAACTTGGTTGTCAGCAACCCTATAAGAGccaaacatgtgggaaaatacTCTTGTTTGGCTACCAACACCTACGGCACGGTCATCAGCCAAGAGGCCTCTGTCCAGTTTGGAT ACCTTGATCTCTTCTCATCAGAGGAGAGACTCACTGTGAAAGTCAAAGAGGGTCAGGGGGCAGTCCTGCTCTGCGCTCCCCCACCACATTACCCAG CCAAGCTGTCATTTCGATGGATCCTCAATGAATTCCCCATCTTCATCCCGCTGGACAAGCGACGATTTGTCTCCCAGATAACGGGCAACCTATATATCTCTAAGGTGGAATCCTCAGACAGAGGCAACTACTCCTGCATTGCGTCTAGCCCATCCATTTCCAAGAGTGTGTTTTCTAACTACATCCCTCTCGAGCCTCAGGCTGAAC GTCCCACCAGGAAATACCTTGCTGATCTGAGAGTCAAGTTCCCAGACACCACTGCTTTGGTGGGACAGAATGTCACCCTGGAATGCTTTGCGTTGGGGAA TCCAGTGCCTGAGATCCGGTGGAGGAGGCTGGATGGAGAGATGCCACGCAATCACGAGGTGCGGATGGCAGGTGCTCAACTGAACCTGTACAATGTCCAGTTTGAGGACAGTGGCACCTATGGGTGTGACGCAATGAATGTGAGAGGAAAAGACTACCACACTGCGCGTGTGTCTGTGGAGG CTTACCCTGAGTGGGTGGAGCGCATCAGCAGCACGGAGAAAGACCTCCATAGTGACTACAATATGTCCTGCATAGCCAGTGGGAAACCTAAACCACAAATCCGCTGGCTGAAAAATGGGAAACCG ATTGACAGAAAAGAGATGAGTTTCAGAAAGTTGACATTTGATGATTCAGGGATGTACCAGTGCATAGCAGAGAATCACCATGGGGTCATTTATGCCAACGCAGAAATGCGTGTGTTTG CCTGTGCTCCCACGTTTGAACACAACCCAGTAAAGCACGTAATTGCGCCTAAAAATGGCCGAATTGTGATAGAATGTCGACCCAAAGCGGCCCCAAAGCCTACCTTCTATTGGAGCAAAGACACTGAGCTGCTCTCCAACCTCAGCAG GATATTCATCTGGGAAGACGGGAGTTTGGAGATACGCAATGTGAGGCGATCAGATGAAGGCAGGTACACCTGCTTTGCAGAGAACGACCGGGGCAAGGCCAACAGCACAGGCTCTCTGTTGGTCACAG agTCCACAAAGATCACCTTGGCACCATCCAACTCTGATGTCAAAGTCGGGGAGAACGCCTGGATGCAGTGCTCCGCATCACGTGACCCTATGCTAGACATCACCTTCATCTGGTCCCTGGATGGACGAGTCATTGACTTGCACAAAGACAGCCAGCATTACGAACGCAGCCCA AATGGAAGCTCATATGGTGAGTTGCTGATTAAGAATGCTCAGCTGAAACATGCTGGACGCTACACCTGCACCGCACAGACACCAGTTGACAACGTCACTGCCTCTGCCCACCTGGTTGTCCGGG GTCCCCCCGGAGCCCCAGGTGGGGTGCgaataacaaacaaaactgacaaGAGCGTGACGTTGCAGTGGAGCCGTGGAGCAGATAACCACAGCCCGATCTCCAAATATACCATCCAGTACAGAGACCAGTTCTTCAAAGACGTCTGGAAGAATGCCACTACAT CTCCTGCTGATGTTGAGGGGAATGCAGAGGCAGCCACAGTGGTGAACTTGTTCCCCTGGACAGAATATGAATTTAGGATCATTGCCACCAACACTCTTGGGACTGGAGAGCCAAGCAGCCAATCACCGACAGACAGAACCCTGGACTCAG TTCCTGTGGTGGCGCCCTCAGATGTCGGCGGGGGTGGAGGGGCCAGCAGAGAACTGACCATCACATGGACG ccCGTACAGCCAGAATACTACTATGGACCTAATTTTGGCTACATTATTGCCTTCAAACCAAATAAAGAAAACGAGTGGAAAAGGGTGGCAGTAGCCGAACCCCAGGCCAAGCGCTATGTCCACAAAGACCCCAACATGCCTCCTTTGACAGAGTTTGAAGTCAAAGTTAAAGCGTACAACAGCCAAGGAGAGGGACCCTACAGCCGAAGTGCTACCATTTATTCTGCACACGACG ctccctctgaagctcCTGTAATTCTTGATGGCAGAGCGCTGTCTGCCACTATGGTCACCATCTCCTGGACGCAACTCTCACAGAGAGATGTAGATGGATACCAG GTGAAGTATTGGAGAGATCACGAAGACGGTGAAGGGGCAGCCAAAAGAGTAGCGGTGTCCAGCAGGGAGAAACACACTAAGCTTGATGGTTTGGAGCCTAATTCAGGCTACCTTATTGAGATTCGAGGCTATAACTCTGCAGGATATGGGCCACCCAGCAAGCACCTCAAGATCCAAACCAAGAAACCGC CTCCAGATCGACCTCCAAAAATAATGGGTATGAAGCTAAAGAGCCAAACAGTAAATGTTGCCTGGGAACCCGTGGAACCGCTGGCTAATGAGTCATCAATAGATGGATACCTA GTGCTATACAAACAGAAGGGCAACTCCACCGGCACTCTGTACTCAACCAGTAAGCGGTACATAGAACTTCCACTGCGCAGAGATGGGGAATATGTGGTGGAGGTCCGAgcacacacagaaggaggagacGGGACTGTGGCACAAATCGACATCACAG CTGGAAGTGTCATGGCCGCCTCGTCTCTCAGCGTACTCTCCTTGCTCCTAGTGGTACTCTTCCTCCCGAACCTTTGA